The DNA region ACACGGAACAGGTACTTACCATGCAGGATTCGTACCAGGAATCGCTAGACGACCTAAACCGGAATCCGTTACACACAAGTCACGACTGCCTCGCCATTCAAGAAGCTCTCGTCGCTGCCGGTCTACAGCACGAGCAACGTTGTCTACTATCCGACTACACTCCGCTACAACTGGCAGACGAACGCAAGGACTGGAAGTTTGTCAATCTTCTGCTGCAGAACAACGCACGGCATGACTTTCCTTCCCTACGACTGCGCACAATGCACACGGATCAACTGGAAGAAGTGGTTGAGTCTTGCATCAGCACTGCCCTTCATCGCCTTCTCGACTGGATCTTGACAAACCGTCCGGATTACCAGATAACGCAGAGAAACATCTACAGCGTAAGCGTTTGCAGCGATACCATGCAGTGTAATCTGCTATTTCGTATTCTTAATCGCGCTCACGAGCAGAAGCTCCACGACCGAGAAGCACCGTACCGCTTCATGTGGGGCTCCACCGGTCTTCACATGGCCGCGTACAACGGATCTTTCGCCGTGTGTCGATTCTTGGTGGAAAAGCTCAACTTTAGCGTGGATCTACAGGACTACAGCGGCCAAACGGCGCTTGGAGAGGCGAGCGATGTTGAGGTAGCTACTTATTTGAAGAGTTTGCAGAAAGATCAAAGGGAGCCAGAGTCCGATGCAGAACTTGAGGAAGACGTCGTAAATTCAGCGTTCATTAGGGCTTGCAATTCAAACAATCTCGAGCTGGTTCGCTACTGCGTGGAACAAGAAGgacatgatttcatgaatccGGAGCGTGGACAATACGGATTCATTAACGCGATCGCGTGGGGAAATCTCTCAATTGTGGAGTATTTGTATGAAAAGGGATTCAAAGATCAGTTGGACATCGAGGATAGCACCGGGTGTACGGCGCTGGTCAATGCAGTGCGGTACGAGCATCTTCCGATAGTAAAGTTTCTGGTAGAGCGTGGCGcagacttttcaaaaatacaggATGCACCAAACAATTCTGAACTTCGGCAATATCTTAAGGATCACTGTCGGTACGATCCCCCGATCACATTTGAGTACCTTTCCGAGCTAGGATTAGACGAATTACGCTCATTGGAATACAACTTTCTCACGGAAAACGAAGACGGCGATGTTTTGCTCCACTACTACATCGAGTACCATGAGGACGTTGAAGTTCTAAAATTTCTCCTGACTCAATACGACAACGTAGATCTCGAGAGCAAGTTTACCGGTCGAACACCACTACTGGAAGCCATTCGTGCGAATAAAGCGCAAATTGTTGACATCCTGCTAGCAGCCGGCGCAGACGCGTACAAAATCTGTGCCAAAACCGGACAAAGCGTACTCCACATCGCAGCCCAGCAAAGCAACAAACGCCTGCTGGACCTCTTTCTGACCAAGTACCGCATTGCCATCGATTCGCGGGACAACCAAGGGCAAACGATCGCTTTCTATCTGGAAAGTAACGCGATGAACCTGTTCCGCTATCTGATCGAACGCTACGGAATGGACGTGAACGCTCGGAACAACGAGGGACGCACAGTTCTGCACGAAAAGATCATCTACGAAGGATTTTTACACCTGCACGAGGTGGAGTATTTGCTTCGGGAGGTGGGCGTTCGGCAGAATGTGACCGACCGAAGGGGAAGGTTGGCGCTGCATTACGCCGCGGAAAGGGGCAACATTGATGTGGTACAGCTGTTGGAACGCTATGGAGGATTGGAATGGAACGTCTGGGATGCGGATGGCAAGAGTCCTGTTGATTTGGCAAAAGAAGCGGCCCAGGAGAAATTGTTGGAGTATTTAGAACAATCACAttgataaagaaaaaaaacagaataaaaaaCTTAGGTACTGCAAAAATCTGACAAGCAAaagaattttttaaagattactcACCATCGGAAACTCGCTCGCACGACGCGTAATCGCGTCCAAGTTTTCCCGCTTCATTATGTCCCCGGTACAGTCCTCTCCGAAGCACCACCGGTCCAGGGTTTCCAAAATGAATCTATCGTCCGTGATCATGTTTCCCATACTATTTCCCTCATAGTACGGGTTCAGCGTGTTGGCGAACCACTGCCACCGTATGTCCCCACGCGTCAACCGCAGATAATGGTTCAGTCCCGTGATGAAAGCCCCCGGGGCCTCGCACAGGTGCACACTGTAGAACTCGGTCGCGTCCCCCGGAACAAGCTCGTAAGCGGCGACACATTCGTACAGCTTGGCGAACGCTTGCGTGACGAACTCCGCCCGGACCCGGTGACGCAGCTCCTGTAGAATCGGAAACAGTGACGATCGCCGCCGGGTGTGCTGATGCCACTCGCCGATCTCGAAGTCATTCAAACGGTTCTTAACCGCGTTCAGGTCGGACTTGTCCTTTTGTAACTGGTCCACGGTATACGCCGGTACGGTAAAGACACTTTCGAGCGGAGGCAGTCCCGGTGGATGTTCGACCGGCCGTCGGAACTGAAACTTTTTCTTGAACTGCTGCTCCACAGCCCAATCTGCTTCCTTTCGCAGCATTCTTCCGAAGCCCAGCGGTTTCTCCCTGACCAATTTGCTCCAGTTTATATCACGACTCGAACGACTGGACCGTTCGGGACGATTGGAACGTCCGGGACGGTTGTGGCGCGACGGCATGGTCACAATGTGCCGGATGTTCCGTCGGTTGACGAATTAAAATGCAAAAGTTCGGTCTGGTTTTGGTTTCGCTGTCggtcaaaaatttacaaacatGATAATGTGATGAAAGGTGACCTGACCCTGACAGTCTGAAACGAAGGCGTGGTGAATACAAATAAGGACAccggaaaaataaaaacaaaatctatttaaatttgcgtgatgattttttttatttatgttttaaaaaatgttaaaatgagcttaaagaaattttttgCGTTTGTTTAAAggttttgcgttgaaacaaaccttgattttcctagtgattttctcaattccacaaaattcttttgttgtttcgaaaaagctgctgtgacgtttagcgttgattcaacaaaaataatgattttaaaatcaacaaaacgttttgttgattcaaatatgccttatttttctgcgtgaagctattgaagaattcgacgacgttttttccgctaggttcgctgttgttccagcggtgttcggaatgacagccccCATTCAGTTTGAGCCTCGGTTTGAGCAGTATTTAGGGAAAAATCGagtttataatgaaaaatcaagcattttcagaaaagtgaggTATTGCAAAGTGTGGCAATTTCGCTAACGATCATAATGCGTGGTGATTTGTAGTAATTAATTGtgacgatttttctaaaaagatgatcgATATTTTGGATAACTAAGTAATGATTAAATGTACTGTGAAAGTGcttaaactttacttttcttcctgtttgaccaaaatattgaccttaaaaatgcttttatgtgattttttggaaatttttggaaaaattcgaataactagcaattttttgggattttttttgtaattatgctGTAATATGACTCTAACAGTTTGTTCTATCAATAATAGCATTATCAATCaattaaatcttatttaaatcgatttttcaaaaGAGCTTTTTGGTTAATATGaggaaaaaagcatgaaaaattaacttcgcccCTATGATTTATACTTCATTCGATTCGTTTATGCGATTGCCACACTTTACAACAACCTTTATCGAtgttaaaacatatttgaatgaaataaaaatgaaaaactgcttcTACTCGCCACCAGAATGCGTGAACGTTTCTGTCGAATCACTcgattgtctttcatatgtttataggacctgttaaaaaactctagagttgAAGTTTTGAGCGACGGTGTTATACATTCTGTAACAATCTTAATAGTTGACGAATCTTTTCGCGCTCTTCGGCAATATTTactgtcaaaattcaaaaaatcaaattattcgctctacagcctaggcgttctcgattacgagattcttactagaaactaggtgtccgaaggcctgattgttgaggcaaatgCAATCCTCTTTTAACACCGAAGCTTTCCTCcacccgggattcaaactgacgacctttggattgtgagtccaactgcctaccagcgactccatcgagacaggacccaggtggacgactcctacacctggattgagctaacctctaggttagaccggggccaacatttacttccacatccgacggaaggcgtgatcagactaatctcgtctcgaaaaactccaccgggaccttctgggatcgaacccaggacgACTGGGTGGGAGGCAACCACTCTTACCCTTACACCACGGATCCCGGTTGAGTGTAtcccaagattttttaaaattatttttcacacGAGCAAACTGCAGTTATAACCCCACCGTGTGTGGtgaatataatttttttcgatggatgtcacaacatatttgtttatgtttagcATTTTGTTTGCCAATCAAGTGCATCATCATCTGATCCGGCGATTGTTTCCAAGCGGACAAGACATCTTTTTCGAAGATGAGTTCCAAACCGGAAGAGGACGACGACGATTGGTTCACCAAGGACATTGACGACTTTGATGTGCCGGACATCAAGAAACCATCGGAGGGTGACGCGGAAGCGGAAACCGGAACATCACTACTGGAGTCGCTGAAGATTAAACCGAAACAGTTTTTTGACGGTGAGTGTTTTTTGATTCTGATAATGATGTTAAAGGGTTTGTCACGATTGTGCTTTTACAGACATCGACGGAAACTATTTCGATCCATTTTTGACTACATCCTCGGGGGCCTCGTCCCAGACCAAGTTTCACCTCCCAGACGAGCGTGACCGATACGTGCAGAAGATTCCGTTTTCGAAGTTGCTGAATCTGTCGGAGAACGACGGCCACGAGCTCTTTCTGGATATTTACAGCCAGAAGGACAGTTGGATCAGGACAATTACACAGGAAAATGCCGGTGACGAGCTGATGCTAGTCACGATGAAAATCCTGCAGAAGATTGGATCGCTGCCGATGTTTGAGATAAACGAGGAGTTGTTCTTGATTCTGGCGAAGCACGATCAATTCTGGGACAATTTGGTGGTGTTTTTCAAGCGTAGCACAAATCAGATGGAAAGTCGCAAGAAGAAGGTTAAAGCCAAGTCGGCGGTACAGGGAGTTGGGACGATGGATATGCTGGGGGCGGTTGGGCGAACGTTGACCCTTGTTCGGAAGTTTGGAGCGTATCGCAAGAAGATCGCCGGGTTCGTGGAGCAACTCACGGACGTGCTGAACAAGGCCAATGTGAAAGCGGATGAGTTGAAGCAATCGGGAGGCGCGGGGACCAACTGTAGAAACTTCACGGTGAGAATTTATCGAAATGATTGATCGATTTTGTAACATTACATTATTTTATTGGATTTAGATCTACCCAACGCTGAGTGACCTGAAGGGACCAGGAATTGACCTCAAGACAAACATAGTCGGCGGAAAATTTCCAAGTGTCGAACACTATCTAGAAGTTCACCTGAACTTGCTGAGAGAAGACTTTATGATTCCGCTGCGTGAGGGAATCCGACACTTTCAGGCGCACTGCGAGCGATCGTCTGAAGACGAACCATTCTACGGAGACAATATCCGGGTTCACCGGTGCGTTCAGCTGTTGCTACCCGGTAGCGTAAATCGCCGGTCCGCCAAGGAAGAGCTGGTCATCGTGGATCTGGATCCGCACGATCGTGGTTCGACGGGTAGGTCTGTGCGATACCAAAAGCTGGCGCTCCAAAACTCGAAACGGCTAATGCACGGATCGATGGTTTGTCTAACGAGCGGTCCCCAGTTTGAAGACCTGATCGTGGCTATTATTAGCCACCGAGATAATGAGCAGCTGTACAATGGGTACGTTTGCGTCGAGATAATCAAAATGGAAAATATCAACGATATTTTCAAGCGCGATCTTTTCATGATTGAGAGTGAGATCTTTTTCGAACCGTACCACCATGTCTTCAACGTGTTGAAGAACCTTCGGGCCGACACGTTCCCCCTCAAGTCCTACATCGTGGACACGCAGCCACAGCAGCAATCTCCGGATTACGTGTCGCGTGACCGCCGAGCTCTGTTCACCCACCGCGGGCAGCAGTTCAACGCAAAGGTCCCGAGTGAGTGGCCCGAAAGTGGTGCCCCGATTGGGCTCAATCCTTCACAGTACAATGCTTTTAAGCTGGCGTTGACGCGCAAATTCGCGCTGATTCAGGGACCTCCCGGGACGGGCAAAACGTTCATTGGCCAGGAGATTATCTCAGCGCTGGTGGCAAACACCGATCACCAGATCTTGTTGATTTGTTTGACCAACCACGCGCTCGATCAGTTCTTGTGCGGTGTTCTGAACTACACTACCAGCCTGGTTCGGATGGGAAGCCAGTCGAAGCATTCGACGCTGGATAGCTACAATGTAAAGCAACTGAACGAAGATGTCCTTATTGATAAACGTCTGAGGACCTGTTACTACAACACCAAACAGGAATATCTGAAGCTGATGGAAGAGTTCGAAGCGCTGCAGAAAAACGGGACAACCGAGCAGATCTTCAAGTGTTTGAACCTTCTTCAGCAGACCTCGCGTCGAATTCACGAGCTTAACCAGCTCTCCAACTACGAGTTTGTGAAGAACATCCGGGTGATCGGAATGACGACCACGTTCGCTGCCCGCAACCACACCCTACTCCAACTCTTACGCACCCCGATCGTCCTGATCGAGGAAGCCGCCGAAGTCTTGGAGTCACACCTGGTGGCCACTCTAACACCCGCCACGGAACACTGCATCCTGATCGGGGACCACTTCCAGCTCCGCCCAACGACCAGCGTGTACGCGCTTTCCCGCCAATACCAGCTGGACATTTCGCTCTTCGAACGGATGATCCGGAACAACGTGAACGCGGCGTGTCTGTGCGTTCAGCACCGAATGCGTCCCGAGCTGGCCGACCTGATTCGACCGGGAATCTACGCCGAACTGACCGACCACGAAATGGTCCGGGAACGGCCGAAAGTGAGCGGCATGCGACGCAATTTGTTCTTCTTTACGCACAACGTACCCGAGGACAGCGGGCCTTCGCGCGATGAGGAAAAGTCCAAGCGAAACTCGTACGAGTGCAAGTTTTTGCTCGGATTATGTGAGTACCTGGTGGCGCAGGGCTACGGACCAGAGGACATCGTCATCCTGACGGCGTACAACGGGCAGATGCTGCATCTGGTACAGGTAAGGGCTATatcacattgattttttttggaattcttttAAGTAACTTACTTTGGCAGGAACGCAAGGGTCACGAGAAGCTGCACGGCATCCGGATTACGGTGGTGGACAACTATCAAGGTGAAGAGGCGAAAATTGTGTTGTTGTCGCTTGTGCGCAGCAACGACACCGGTTCGATTGGCTTTCTGGCGTTCCGTAACCGGATCTGCGTCGCGCTGTCCCGTGCCCGAGACGGTCTGTACATCGTCGGCAACATGGACCTGCTGGCGAAGGCAAACCCGATGTGGCAGACGATCCGAAAGCGGTTGGAGACGCACTCGGCCATCGGAAGCGTCCTGGAGTTGATGTGCGAGGAGCACATGTGTCTCGTCCAGATTGAACAACCGGAGGACTTTGAAAAGGTCAGCTACGGTGGCTGCCAGGACATGTGCCGCGTGGTGAAGGAGTGTGGCCACCAGTGCGACAGCTTCTGCCACGGAGCGCTGTATCCGCATCGGGTCTGTATGTGCAACCAGGACGAAAACGTCaggttttattgattttaaagtCGTACTTTTACAAAACCGCGTACGCGATGCACACAATCCAGTATTTTTGCAGACCACTTTTAACCGATAGTCGAACGACAACTTTTATACATGTTTAACTGAAGATGTTTCTGAAGATTTTATGATGGAACTTTTCTTTCCAAGAAGGAATTAAAATCTCTGCCCTAATAATATAAACTCGATATAATTTATTCACCGTACTCAAGACTCAAGTGTCTTTCAACATTTCTTTCAACATCCGAAATCTCACTTAATGCACAGCACCTCGTACTCCGGCAGGCTAATCTCGGCTCCGTCAAACGGAATGTACAAACATCCGTGCGATGAGTGAACCTTACCCGGCGTCTGCGTTCCGCAGTGCAGCGCCCGTCCCATGTACAGCGGTTCCCCGTCAACGGTCGCACCCATCTTAATGGCGCCCTCCGGAACGACGCCGTTCGCGGCAAATTCCCAAACAAAATCGCCCGCGCGCAGGACCTCAAAATCCTCCTTGAGAATCTCCTCACCGCCGAAGCAAATGTACGCCTCGTTCTTGGACGGAATCACCTTGGCCGGAATCATCTCGCCCTCGTGGAAGGCACGTCCGGCGTAAATGACCGACCCATCGGCATCAACCCCCGCTCGGACCATGTTCGCCGGGAAGGGTCCTCCGACgttgcagtgttgccagcagccTCCTGGAATGTTGTGTGATGTGAGTGAATAAGAACAATGCTACTTTGTATGAGTCGCGCCGTGGTGCACACtggtgtcaaccaaaaaaagttaatttcccatacaaaatacCCATTCTAATTAAGAATGACCCAGTTAGGTGATGAAGAATGTGTGCTGCTCTCAAGCGGGGTTAGTCACGCGCGTGGTTTACTAATATTTGCCTAAGCTCATTACCGTCAAAGTCATCTTGAAAGAGAACCCTCTGGAAAGTACTGCCGCCACCTGCTGACGCACTTTCATCGTCTGAACTACTACTACTGCTGGAAGGACTCGGGGGTTGTTGCTGGTCGAAGGTCGCACAAGGCATGGGAAATCCGTACGAGAGTTCAACTCCGCTGGGTTGACCGCCGCTATAGCGCAGGTGGTCGTGTATGAACCCGATTGGCGGTGGTGGTCCTACACAAGTGTGATTTCAAAGTCGGGGTATTATTGTAGATTACAGACTGTAGCTGACGGTGTGAGTGTGAGTCAGCTGGGGTTACGGACGAGGGCAGGGATATTTTTGCACTTTCCCAATCGGTACCGGTATCAAGTGATAAGAGGTGAGTTAACTTCTTTTAATTCTGAGATAAACCGAGGATTACAAAGTCGAATCCACTCAAAGCTGTTTCTAGCTGGAGGTGTGGTTTATTTAAAGTTACGAAACTTTGGGTGATGCAATGATTACAAATTAATACATTTTATTCTGATAATAGCTGCctcatgtgaaatttttcgagaatATTTGGACTATGAGAGTTATTTTATTATCTTgcgttttaattaaataaatctgGAGTAACACGAGAAAAAGGCGGATAAGCATATTGACAGActatcttgctatttctcaagcttcaggtaactttttctcACAATTCGAAATGGGAAACAATAGCTGACCTCGTCCCTAGTTACTTTTAACTACTATGGGTTTTGTAGAATTGTTGCATATTGCCTggggaattgcaaaatagttgc from Culex quinquefasciatus strain JHB chromosome 3, VPISU_Cqui_1.0_pri_paternal, whole genome shotgun sequence includes:
- the LOC6044653 gene encoding uncharacterized protein LOC6044653, giving the protein MYFTCDEMGIALDRFLLSLAGRYAEHSKRLHILSGQAIDEQLKKYVLIVQDSSPELTIVEYRVSIEDFRHVPSREADIDRLVRSFPGEKPHDAELAKRYLILGNESTCDSEANVEIVKGFGVDLTERPPELLALIQAIRLSSELGRANVFELCLNSKTVQQLLLDTHDAGPGETFRNYHPVDPVVKNGMSLMDLYEDIKYKKINLGVFLIRDADKGGALITHVEPIRDLKHLTPTTSFVVSDTISYAELCRLCPLVHEVIYRPDYGLVYWQRSSGGGTGSLRKYLTCEYTQEYDQRPPPLHWLNVIHADQTVGKSTYLRRLREGFRKAQPFGLVRLIDGTVLAAALADGSLSTVQKLAKLFRMESQLESKVVEVLARQKGALMVLIDHADHVGDLLVTFLEEVERDLGTSVKFWIAARDKLRKQIEDKFPIVAHEFPELDKMQQQDFLETLLPELSAAHIEETLKIARTCNVQLAFHETCVEYPITKNVFNLKLIADMLQQVDESKKSFYLPDLLDYFIESQLTEFADLERECYSFCLEKKSALLILQQCKYTTVVEYMAARYLSKHVELVNLTLYREHPKVTGFLDQLISRHDKIATAVLNKDTEQVLTMQDSYQESLDDLNRNPLHTSHDCLAIQEALVAAGLQHEQRCLLSDYTPLQLADERKDWKFVNLLLQNNARHDFPSLRLRTMHTDQLEEVVESCISTALHRLLDWILTNRPDYQITQRNIYSVSVCSDTMQCNLLFRILNRAHEQKLHDREAPYRFMWGSTGLHMAAYNGSFAVCRFLVEKLNFSVDLQDYSGQTALGEASDVEVATYLKSLQKDQREPESDAELEEDVVNSAFIRACNSNNLELVRYCVEQEGHDFMNPERGQYGFINAIAWGNLSIVEYLYEKGFKDQLDIEDSTGCTALVNAVRYEHLPIVKFLVERGADFSKIQDAPNNSELRQYLKDHCRYDPPITFEYLSELGLDELRSLEYNFLTENEDGDVLLHYYIEYHEDVEVLKFLLTQYDNVDLESKFTGRTPLLEAIRANKAQIVDILLAAGADAYKICAKTGQSVLHIAAQQSNKRLLDLFLTKYRIAIDSRDNQGQTIAFYLESNAMNLFRYLIERYGMDVNARNNEGRTVLHEKIIYEGFLHLHEVEYLLREVGVRQNVTDRRGRLALHYAAERGNIDVVQLLERYGGLEWNVWDADGKSPVDLAKEAAQEKLLEYLEQSH
- the LOC6044655 gene encoding NFX1-type zinc finger-containing protein 1, which codes for MSSKPEEDDDDWFTKDIDDFDVPDIKKPSEGDAEAETGTSLLESLKIKPKQFFDDIDGNYFDPFLTTSSGASSQTKFHLPDERDRYVQKIPFSKLLNLSENDGHELFLDIYSQKDSWIRTITQENAGDELMLVTMKILQKIGSLPMFEINEELFLILAKHDQFWDNLVVFFKRSTNQMESRKKKVKAKSAVQGVGTMDMLGAVGRTLTLVRKFGAYRKKIAGFVEQLTDVLNKANVKADELKQSGGAGTNCRNFTIYPTLSDLKGPGIDLKTNIVGGKFPSVEHYLEVHLNLLREDFMIPLREGIRHFQAHCERSSEDEPFYGDNIRVHRCVQLLLPGSVNRRSAKEELVIVDLDPHDRGSTGRSVRYQKLALQNSKRLMHGSMVCLTSGPQFEDLIVAIISHRDNEQLYNGYVCVEIIKMENINDIFKRDLFMIESEIFFEPYHHVFNVLKNLRADTFPLKSYIVDTQPQQQSPDYVSRDRRALFTHRGQQFNAKVPSEWPESGAPIGLNPSQYNAFKLALTRKFALIQGPPGTGKTFIGQEIISALVANTDHQILLICLTNHALDQFLCGVLNYTTSLVRMGSQSKHSTLDSYNVKQLNEDVLIDKRLRTCYYNTKQEYLKLMEEFEALQKNGTTEQIFKCLNLLQQTSRRIHELNQLSNYEFVKNIRVIGMTTTFAARNHTLLQLLRTPIVLIEEAAEVLESHLVATLTPATEHCILIGDHFQLRPTTSVYALSRQYQLDISLFERMIRNNVNAACLCVQHRMRPELADLIRPGIYAELTDHEMVRERPKVSGMRRNLFFFTHNVPEDSGPSRDEEKSKRNSYECKFLLGLCEYLVAQGYGPEDIVILTAYNGQMLHLVQERKGHEKLHGIRITVVDNYQGEEAKIVLLSLVRSNDTGSIGFLAFRNRICVALSRARDGLYIVGNMDLLAKANPMWQTIRKRLETHSAIGSVLELMCEEHMCLVQIEQPEDFEKVSYGGCQDMCRVVKECGHQCDSFCHGALYPHRVCMCNQDENVRFY
- the LOC6044656 gene encoding uncharacterized protein LOC6044656, with product MTGPPPPIGFIHDHLRYSGGQPSGVELSYGFPMPCATFDQQQPPSPSSSSSSSDDESASAGGGSTFQRVLFQDDFDGGCWQHCNVGGPFPANMVRAGVDADGSVIYAGRAFHEGEMIPAKVIPSKNEAYICFGGEEILKEDFEVLRAGDFVWEFAANGVVPEGAIKMGATVDGEPLYMGRALHCGTQTPGKVHSSHGCLYIPFDGAEISLPEYEVLCIK